A section of the Lepus europaeus isolate LE1 chromosome 19, mLepTim1.pri, whole genome shotgun sequence genome encodes:
- the KCNC3 gene encoding potassium voltage-gated channel subfamily C member 3 isoform X11: MLSSVCVSSFRGRQGAGKQQPAPPPQPPESPPPPSPPPPQPQPPPAQLGPAASPAGPPAPRGPGGRRAEPCPGLPAAAMGRHGGGGGDSGKIVINVGGVRHETYRSTLRTLPGTRLAGLTEPEAAARFDYDPGADEFFFDRHPGVFAYVLNYYRTGKLHCPADVCGPLFEEELGFWGIDETDVEACCWMTYRQHRDAEEALDSFEAPDPSGAAGAATAGGAHDGGLDDEAGAGGGGLDGAGGELKRLCFQDAGGGAGGPPGGAGGAGGTWWRRWQPRVWALFEDPYSSRAARYVAFASLFFILISITTFCLETHEGFIHISNKTVTQASPIPGAPPENITNVEVETEPFLTYVEGVCVVWFTFEFLMRITFCPDKVEFLKSSLNIIDCVAILPFYLEVGLSGLSSKAAKDVLGFLRVVRFVRILRIFKLTRHFVGLRVLGHTLRASTNEFLLLIIFLALGVLIFATMIYYAERIGADPDDILGSNHTYFKNIPIGFWWAVVTMTTLGYGDMYPKTWSGMLVGALCALAGVLTIAMPVPVIVNNFGMYYSLAMAKQKLPKKKNKHIPRPPQPGSPNYCKPDPPPPPPPHPHHGSGGISPPPPITPPSMGVTVAGAYPPGPHTHPGLLRGGAGGLGIMGLPPLPAPGEPCPLAQEEVIEINRADPRPNGDPAAAALAHEDCPAIDQPAMSPEDKSPITPGSRGRYSRDRACFLLTDYAPSPDGSIRKDWRKPGPPSFLPDLNTNAAAWISP, translated from the exons ATGCTGAGCTCAGTCTGCGTCTCGTCGTTCCGCGGGCGCCAGGGGGCCGGCAAGCAGCAGccggcgccgccgccgcagccgcccgagtccccgccgccgccgtccccgccgccgccgcagccgcagccgccgccTGCGCAGCTCGGCCCCGCCGCGTCCCCGGCGGGCCCCCCGGCACCCCGCGGGCCCGGGGGCCGGCGCGCCGAGCCATGCCCCGGGCTGCCGGCGGCGGCCATGGGGCGGcacggcggcggcggtggcgacAGCGGGAAGATCGTGATCAACGTGGGCGGCGTGCGCCATGAGACGTACCGCTCCACGCTGCGCACCCTCCCGGGGACGCGGCTGGCCGGCCTGACGGAGCCCGAGGCCGCGGCGCGCTTCGACTACGACCCGGGCGCCGACGAGTTCTTCTTCGACCGGCACCCGGGCGTCTTCGCCTACGTGCTCAACTACTACCGCACCGGCAAGCTGCACTGCCCGGCCGACGTGTGCGGGCCGCTCTTCGAGGAGGAGCTCGGCTTCTGGGGCATCGACGAGACGGACGTGGAGGCCTGCTGCTGGATGACCTACCGGCAGCACCGCGACGCCGAGGAGGCGCTCGACTCCTTCGAGGCGCCCGACCCCTCGGGCGCGGCCGGCGCCGCCACGGCCGGGGGCGCCCACGACGGCGGCCTGGACGACgaggcgggcgcgggcggcggcggcctgGACGGCGCGGGCGGCGAGCTCAAGCGCCTGTGCTTCCAGGATGCGGGCGGCGGCGCCGGGGGGCCGCCGGGGGGCGCGGGCGGCGCAGGCGGCACGTGGTGGCGCCGCTGGCAGCCCCGCGTGTGGGCGCTCTTCGAGGACCCCTACTCGTCGCGGGCCGCCAGG TACGTGGCCTTCGCCTCACTCTTCTTCATCCTCATCTCCATCACCACCTTCTGCCTGGAGACCCACGAGGGCTTCATCCACATCAGCAACAAGACGGTGACGCAGGCCTCGCCGATCCCCGGGGCCCCGCCGGAGAACATCACCAACGTGGAGGTGGAGACGGAGCCCTTCCtgacctacgtggagggcgtgTGCGTGGTCTGGTTCACCTTCGAGTTCCTCATGCGCATCACCTTCTGCCCGGACAAGGTGGAGTTTCTCAAGAGCAGCCTGAACATCATCGACTGCGTGGCCATCCTGCCCTTCTACCTGGAGGTGGGGCTCTCGGGCCTGAGCTCCAAGGCCGCCAAGGACGTGCTGGGCTTCCTGCGGGTCGTGCGCTTCGTGCGCATCCTGCGCATCTTCAAGCTGACCCGCCACTTCGTGGGGCTGCGCGTGCTCGGCCACACGCTCCGCGCCAGCACCAACGAGTTCCTGCTGCTCATCATCTTCCTGGCCCTGGGCGTGCTCATCTTCGCCACCATGATCTACTACGCCGAGCGCATCGGCGCCGATCCCGACGACATCCTGGGCTCCAACCACACCTACTTCAAAAACATCCCCATCGGCTTCTGGTGGGCCGTGGTCACCATGACCACGCTGGGCTACGGAGACATGTACCCCAAGACCTGGTCGGGGATGCTGGTCGGGGCGCTGTGTGCCCTGGCCGGGGTGCTCACCATCGCCATGCCTGTGCCCGTGATCGTCAACAACTTTGGCATGTACTACTCGCTGGCCATGGCCAAGCAGAAGCTGCCCAAGAAGAAGAACAAACACATCCCCCGGCCCCCGCAGCCCGGCTCGCCCAACTACTGCAAGCCGgacccgcccccgccgcccccgccccacccgcaCCACGGCAGCGGCGGCATCAGCCCCCCCCCACCCATCACCCCGCCCTCCATGGGGGTGACTGTGGCCGGGGCCTACCCGCCGGGGCCCCACACGCACCCTGGGCTGCTCAGGGGGGGAGCGGGTGGGCTGGGGATCATGGGGCTGCCTCCTCTGCCGGCCCCCGGGGAGCCCTGCCCGCTGGCTCAGGAGGAGGTGATTGAGATCAACCGGGCAG ATCCCCGCCCCAACGGGGACCCGGCAGCAGCTGCGCTGGCCCACGAGGACTGCCCGGCCATAGACCAGCCCGCCATGTCCCCGGAGGACAAGAGCCCCATCACGCCTGGAAGCCGAGGCCGCTACAGCCGGGACCGAGCCTGCTTCCTCCTCACCGACTATGCCCCCTCTCCCGACGGCTCCATCCGAAAAG ACTGGCGCAAGCCAGGCCCCCCAAGCTTCTTGCCCGACCTCAACACCAACGCCGCGGCCTGGATATCCCCCTAG
- the KCNC3 gene encoding potassium voltage-gated channel subfamily C member 3 isoform X6, whose translation MLSSVCVSSFRGRQGAGKQQPAPPPQPPESPPPPSPPPPQPQPPPAQLGPAASPAGPPAPRGPGGRRAEPCPGLPAAAMGRHGGGGGDSGKIVINVGGVRHETYRSTLRTLPGTRLAGLTEPEAAARFDYDPGADEFFFDRHPGVFAYVLNYYRTGKLHCPADVCGPLFEEELGFWGIDETDVEACCWMTYRQHRDAEEALDSFEAPDPSGAAGAATAGGAHDGGLDDEAGAGGGGLDGAGGELKRLCFQDAGGGAGGPPGGAGGAGGTWWRRWQPRVWALFEDPYSSRAARYVAFASLFFILISITTFCLETHEGFIHISNKTVTQASPIPGAPPENITNVEVETEPFLTYVEGVCVVWFTFEFLMRITFCPDKVEFLKSSLNIIDCVAILPFYLEVGLSGLSSKAAKDVLGFLRVVRFVRILRIFKLTRHFVGLRVLGHTLRASTNEFLLLIIFLALGVLIFATMIYYAERIGADPDDILGSNHTYFKNIPIGFWWAVVTMTTLGYGDMYPKTWSGMLVGALCALAGVLTIAMPVPVIVNNFGMYYSLAMAKQKLPKKKNKHIPRPPQPGSPNYCKPDPPPPPPPHPHHGSGGISPPPPITPPSMGVTVAGAYPPGPHTHPGLLRGGAGGLGIMGLPPLPAPGEPCPLAQEEVIEINRADPRPNGDPAAAALAHEDCPAIDQPAMSPEDKSPITPGSRGRYSRDRACFLLTDYAPSPDGSIRKAPHTDPHVPQDSPAAPSHTWHLTPTPPSRPTPSSSPPASLQ comes from the exons ATGCTGAGCTCAGTCTGCGTCTCGTCGTTCCGCGGGCGCCAGGGGGCCGGCAAGCAGCAGccggcgccgccgccgcagccgcccgagtccccgccgccgccgtccccgccgccgccgcagccgcagccgccgccTGCGCAGCTCGGCCCCGCCGCGTCCCCGGCGGGCCCCCCGGCACCCCGCGGGCCCGGGGGCCGGCGCGCCGAGCCATGCCCCGGGCTGCCGGCGGCGGCCATGGGGCGGcacggcggcggcggtggcgacAGCGGGAAGATCGTGATCAACGTGGGCGGCGTGCGCCATGAGACGTACCGCTCCACGCTGCGCACCCTCCCGGGGACGCGGCTGGCCGGCCTGACGGAGCCCGAGGCCGCGGCGCGCTTCGACTACGACCCGGGCGCCGACGAGTTCTTCTTCGACCGGCACCCGGGCGTCTTCGCCTACGTGCTCAACTACTACCGCACCGGCAAGCTGCACTGCCCGGCCGACGTGTGCGGGCCGCTCTTCGAGGAGGAGCTCGGCTTCTGGGGCATCGACGAGACGGACGTGGAGGCCTGCTGCTGGATGACCTACCGGCAGCACCGCGACGCCGAGGAGGCGCTCGACTCCTTCGAGGCGCCCGACCCCTCGGGCGCGGCCGGCGCCGCCACGGCCGGGGGCGCCCACGACGGCGGCCTGGACGACgaggcgggcgcgggcggcggcggcctgGACGGCGCGGGCGGCGAGCTCAAGCGCCTGTGCTTCCAGGATGCGGGCGGCGGCGCCGGGGGGCCGCCGGGGGGCGCGGGCGGCGCAGGCGGCACGTGGTGGCGCCGCTGGCAGCCCCGCGTGTGGGCGCTCTTCGAGGACCCCTACTCGTCGCGGGCCGCCAGG TACGTGGCCTTCGCCTCACTCTTCTTCATCCTCATCTCCATCACCACCTTCTGCCTGGAGACCCACGAGGGCTTCATCCACATCAGCAACAAGACGGTGACGCAGGCCTCGCCGATCCCCGGGGCCCCGCCGGAGAACATCACCAACGTGGAGGTGGAGACGGAGCCCTTCCtgacctacgtggagggcgtgTGCGTGGTCTGGTTCACCTTCGAGTTCCTCATGCGCATCACCTTCTGCCCGGACAAGGTGGAGTTTCTCAAGAGCAGCCTGAACATCATCGACTGCGTGGCCATCCTGCCCTTCTACCTGGAGGTGGGGCTCTCGGGCCTGAGCTCCAAGGCCGCCAAGGACGTGCTGGGCTTCCTGCGGGTCGTGCGCTTCGTGCGCATCCTGCGCATCTTCAAGCTGACCCGCCACTTCGTGGGGCTGCGCGTGCTCGGCCACACGCTCCGCGCCAGCACCAACGAGTTCCTGCTGCTCATCATCTTCCTGGCCCTGGGCGTGCTCATCTTCGCCACCATGATCTACTACGCCGAGCGCATCGGCGCCGATCCCGACGACATCCTGGGCTCCAACCACACCTACTTCAAAAACATCCCCATCGGCTTCTGGTGGGCCGTGGTCACCATGACCACGCTGGGCTACGGAGACATGTACCCCAAGACCTGGTCGGGGATGCTGGTCGGGGCGCTGTGTGCCCTGGCCGGGGTGCTCACCATCGCCATGCCTGTGCCCGTGATCGTCAACAACTTTGGCATGTACTACTCGCTGGCCATGGCCAAGCAGAAGCTGCCCAAGAAGAAGAACAAACACATCCCCCGGCCCCCGCAGCCCGGCTCGCCCAACTACTGCAAGCCGgacccgcccccgccgcccccgccccacccgcaCCACGGCAGCGGCGGCATCAGCCCCCCCCCACCCATCACCCCGCCCTCCATGGGGGTGACTGTGGCCGGGGCCTACCCGCCGGGGCCCCACACGCACCCTGGGCTGCTCAGGGGGGGAGCGGGTGGGCTGGGGATCATGGGGCTGCCTCCTCTGCCGGCCCCCGGGGAGCCCTGCCCGCTGGCTCAGGAGGAGGTGATTGAGATCAACCGGGCAG ATCCCCGCCCCAACGGGGACCCGGCAGCAGCTGCGCTGGCCCACGAGGACTGCCCGGCCATAGACCAGCCCGCCATGTCCCCGGAGGACAAGAGCCCCATCACGCCTGGAAGCCGAGGCCGCTACAGCCGGGACCGAGCCTGCTTCCTCCTCACCGACTATGCCCCCTCTCCCGACGGCTCCATCCGAAAAG CTCCTCACACGGACCCCCACGTGCCCCAGGACTCGCCCGCCGCTCCCTCCCACACTTGGCACCTGACCCCCACACCACCCTCGCGACCGACTCCATCTTCATCCCCACCAGCATCTCTGCAGTAG
- the KCNC3 gene encoding potassium voltage-gated channel subfamily C member 3 isoform X7 yields the protein MLSSVCVSSFRGRQGAGKQQPAPPPQPPESPPPPSPPPPQPQPPPAQLGPAASPAGPPAPRGPGGRRAEPCPGLPAAAMGRHGGGGGDSGKIVINVGGVRHETYRSTLRTLPGTRLAGLTEPEAAARFDYDPGADEFFFDRHPGVFAYVLNYYRTGKLHCPADVCGPLFEEELGFWGIDETDVEACCWMTYRQHRDAEEALDSFEAPDPSGAAGAATAGGAHDGGLDDEAGAGGGGLDGAGGELKRLCFQDAGGGAGGPPGGAGGAGGTWWRRWQPRVWALFEDPYSSRAARYVAFASLFFILISITTFCLETHEGFIHISNKTVTQASPIPGAPPENITNVEVETEPFLTYVEGVCVVWFTFEFLMRITFCPDKVEFLKSSLNIIDCVAILPFYLEVGLSGLSSKAAKDVLGFLRVVRFVRILRIFKLTRHFVGLRVLGHTLRASTNEFLLLIIFLALGVLIFATMIYYAERIGADPDDILGSNHTYFKNIPIGFWWAVVTMTTLGYGDMYPKTWSGMLVGALCALAGVLTIAMPVPVIVNNFGMYYSLAMAKQKLPKKKNKHIPRPPQPGSPNYCKPDPPPPPPPHPHHGSGGISPPPPITPPSMGVTVAGAYPPGPHTHPGLLRGGAGGLGIMGLPPLPAPGEPCPLAQEEVIEINRADPRPNGDPAAAALAHEDCPAIDQPAMSPEDKSPITPGSRGRYSRDRACFLLTDYAPSPDGSIRKVDEPPPPRDSPAAPSHTWHLTPTPPSRPTPSSSPPASLQ from the exons ATGCTGAGCTCAGTCTGCGTCTCGTCGTTCCGCGGGCGCCAGGGGGCCGGCAAGCAGCAGccggcgccgccgccgcagccgcccgagtccccgccgccgccgtccccgccgccgccgcagccgcagccgccgccTGCGCAGCTCGGCCCCGCCGCGTCCCCGGCGGGCCCCCCGGCACCCCGCGGGCCCGGGGGCCGGCGCGCCGAGCCATGCCCCGGGCTGCCGGCGGCGGCCATGGGGCGGcacggcggcggcggtggcgacAGCGGGAAGATCGTGATCAACGTGGGCGGCGTGCGCCATGAGACGTACCGCTCCACGCTGCGCACCCTCCCGGGGACGCGGCTGGCCGGCCTGACGGAGCCCGAGGCCGCGGCGCGCTTCGACTACGACCCGGGCGCCGACGAGTTCTTCTTCGACCGGCACCCGGGCGTCTTCGCCTACGTGCTCAACTACTACCGCACCGGCAAGCTGCACTGCCCGGCCGACGTGTGCGGGCCGCTCTTCGAGGAGGAGCTCGGCTTCTGGGGCATCGACGAGACGGACGTGGAGGCCTGCTGCTGGATGACCTACCGGCAGCACCGCGACGCCGAGGAGGCGCTCGACTCCTTCGAGGCGCCCGACCCCTCGGGCGCGGCCGGCGCCGCCACGGCCGGGGGCGCCCACGACGGCGGCCTGGACGACgaggcgggcgcgggcggcggcggcctgGACGGCGCGGGCGGCGAGCTCAAGCGCCTGTGCTTCCAGGATGCGGGCGGCGGCGCCGGGGGGCCGCCGGGGGGCGCGGGCGGCGCAGGCGGCACGTGGTGGCGCCGCTGGCAGCCCCGCGTGTGGGCGCTCTTCGAGGACCCCTACTCGTCGCGGGCCGCCAGG TACGTGGCCTTCGCCTCACTCTTCTTCATCCTCATCTCCATCACCACCTTCTGCCTGGAGACCCACGAGGGCTTCATCCACATCAGCAACAAGACGGTGACGCAGGCCTCGCCGATCCCCGGGGCCCCGCCGGAGAACATCACCAACGTGGAGGTGGAGACGGAGCCCTTCCtgacctacgtggagggcgtgTGCGTGGTCTGGTTCACCTTCGAGTTCCTCATGCGCATCACCTTCTGCCCGGACAAGGTGGAGTTTCTCAAGAGCAGCCTGAACATCATCGACTGCGTGGCCATCCTGCCCTTCTACCTGGAGGTGGGGCTCTCGGGCCTGAGCTCCAAGGCCGCCAAGGACGTGCTGGGCTTCCTGCGGGTCGTGCGCTTCGTGCGCATCCTGCGCATCTTCAAGCTGACCCGCCACTTCGTGGGGCTGCGCGTGCTCGGCCACACGCTCCGCGCCAGCACCAACGAGTTCCTGCTGCTCATCATCTTCCTGGCCCTGGGCGTGCTCATCTTCGCCACCATGATCTACTACGCCGAGCGCATCGGCGCCGATCCCGACGACATCCTGGGCTCCAACCACACCTACTTCAAAAACATCCCCATCGGCTTCTGGTGGGCCGTGGTCACCATGACCACGCTGGGCTACGGAGACATGTACCCCAAGACCTGGTCGGGGATGCTGGTCGGGGCGCTGTGTGCCCTGGCCGGGGTGCTCACCATCGCCATGCCTGTGCCCGTGATCGTCAACAACTTTGGCATGTACTACTCGCTGGCCATGGCCAAGCAGAAGCTGCCCAAGAAGAAGAACAAACACATCCCCCGGCCCCCGCAGCCCGGCTCGCCCAACTACTGCAAGCCGgacccgcccccgccgcccccgccccacccgcaCCACGGCAGCGGCGGCATCAGCCCCCCCCCACCCATCACCCCGCCCTCCATGGGGGTGACTGTGGCCGGGGCCTACCCGCCGGGGCCCCACACGCACCCTGGGCTGCTCAGGGGGGGAGCGGGTGGGCTGGGGATCATGGGGCTGCCTCCTCTGCCGGCCCCCGGGGAGCCCTGCCCGCTGGCTCAGGAGGAGGTGATTGAGATCAACCGGGCAG ATCCCCGCCCCAACGGGGACCCGGCAGCAGCTGCGCTGGCCCACGAGGACTGCCCGGCCATAGACCAGCCCGCCATGTCCCCGGAGGACAAGAGCCCCATCACGCCTGGAAGCCGAGGCCGCTACAGCCGGGACCGAGCCTGCTTCCTCCTCACCGACTATGCCCCCTCTCCCGACGGCTCCATCCGAAAAG TGGACGAACCCCCTCCCCCTAGG GACTCGCCCGCCGCTCCCTCCCACACTTGGCACCTGACCCCCACACCACCCTCGCGACCGACTCCATCTTCATCCCCACCAGCATCTCTGCAGTAG
- the KCNC3 gene encoding potassium voltage-gated channel subfamily C member 3 isoform X1: protein MLSSVCVSSFRGRQGAGKQQPAPPPQPPESPPPPSPPPPQPQPPPAQLGPAASPAGPPAPRGPGGRRAEPCPGLPAAAMGRHGGGGGDSGKIVINVGGVRHETYRSTLRTLPGTRLAGLTEPEAAARFDYDPGADEFFFDRHPGVFAYVLNYYRTGKLHCPADVCGPLFEEELGFWGIDETDVEACCWMTYRQHRDAEEALDSFEAPDPSGAAGAATAGGAHDGGLDDEAGAGGGGLDGAGGELKRLCFQDAGGGAGGPPGGAGGAGGTWWRRWQPRVWALFEDPYSSRAARYVAFASLFFILISITTFCLETHEGFIHISNKTVTQASPIPGAPPENITNVEVETEPFLTYVEGVCVVWFTFEFLMRITFCPDKVEFLKSSLNIIDCVAILPFYLEVGLSGLSSKAAKDVLGFLRVVRFVRILRIFKLTRHFVGLRVLGHTLRASTNEFLLLIIFLALGVLIFATMIYYAERIGADPDDILGSNHTYFKNIPIGFWWAVVTMTTLGYGDMYPKTWSGMLVGALCALAGVLTIAMPVPVIVNNFGMYYSLAMAKQKLPKKKNKHIPRPPQPGSPNYCKPDPPPPPPPHPHHGSGGISPPPPITPPSMGVTVAGAYPPGPHTHPGLLRGGAGGLGIMGLPPLPAPGEPCPLAQEEVIEINRADPRPNGDPAAAALAHEDCPAIDQPAMSPEDKSPITPGSRGRYSRDRACFLLTDYAPSPDGSIRKVDEPPPPRLHPLTPSSSHGPPRAPGLARRSLPHLAPDPHTTLATDSIFIPTSISAVVRKTGRAPTAPLSAGVSKEDPLPPSTPRGAVPGAGLREFSCEQFQCQELTLCWAPRPLPRGWRWVVQGEELSGSSREAKS, encoded by the exons ATGCTGAGCTCAGTCTGCGTCTCGTCGTTCCGCGGGCGCCAGGGGGCCGGCAAGCAGCAGccggcgccgccgccgcagccgcccgagtccccgccgccgccgtccccgccgccgccgcagccgcagccgccgccTGCGCAGCTCGGCCCCGCCGCGTCCCCGGCGGGCCCCCCGGCACCCCGCGGGCCCGGGGGCCGGCGCGCCGAGCCATGCCCCGGGCTGCCGGCGGCGGCCATGGGGCGGcacggcggcggcggtggcgacAGCGGGAAGATCGTGATCAACGTGGGCGGCGTGCGCCATGAGACGTACCGCTCCACGCTGCGCACCCTCCCGGGGACGCGGCTGGCCGGCCTGACGGAGCCCGAGGCCGCGGCGCGCTTCGACTACGACCCGGGCGCCGACGAGTTCTTCTTCGACCGGCACCCGGGCGTCTTCGCCTACGTGCTCAACTACTACCGCACCGGCAAGCTGCACTGCCCGGCCGACGTGTGCGGGCCGCTCTTCGAGGAGGAGCTCGGCTTCTGGGGCATCGACGAGACGGACGTGGAGGCCTGCTGCTGGATGACCTACCGGCAGCACCGCGACGCCGAGGAGGCGCTCGACTCCTTCGAGGCGCCCGACCCCTCGGGCGCGGCCGGCGCCGCCACGGCCGGGGGCGCCCACGACGGCGGCCTGGACGACgaggcgggcgcgggcggcggcggcctgGACGGCGCGGGCGGCGAGCTCAAGCGCCTGTGCTTCCAGGATGCGGGCGGCGGCGCCGGGGGGCCGCCGGGGGGCGCGGGCGGCGCAGGCGGCACGTGGTGGCGCCGCTGGCAGCCCCGCGTGTGGGCGCTCTTCGAGGACCCCTACTCGTCGCGGGCCGCCAGG TACGTGGCCTTCGCCTCACTCTTCTTCATCCTCATCTCCATCACCACCTTCTGCCTGGAGACCCACGAGGGCTTCATCCACATCAGCAACAAGACGGTGACGCAGGCCTCGCCGATCCCCGGGGCCCCGCCGGAGAACATCACCAACGTGGAGGTGGAGACGGAGCCCTTCCtgacctacgtggagggcgtgTGCGTGGTCTGGTTCACCTTCGAGTTCCTCATGCGCATCACCTTCTGCCCGGACAAGGTGGAGTTTCTCAAGAGCAGCCTGAACATCATCGACTGCGTGGCCATCCTGCCCTTCTACCTGGAGGTGGGGCTCTCGGGCCTGAGCTCCAAGGCCGCCAAGGACGTGCTGGGCTTCCTGCGGGTCGTGCGCTTCGTGCGCATCCTGCGCATCTTCAAGCTGACCCGCCACTTCGTGGGGCTGCGCGTGCTCGGCCACACGCTCCGCGCCAGCACCAACGAGTTCCTGCTGCTCATCATCTTCCTGGCCCTGGGCGTGCTCATCTTCGCCACCATGATCTACTACGCCGAGCGCATCGGCGCCGATCCCGACGACATCCTGGGCTCCAACCACACCTACTTCAAAAACATCCCCATCGGCTTCTGGTGGGCCGTGGTCACCATGACCACGCTGGGCTACGGAGACATGTACCCCAAGACCTGGTCGGGGATGCTGGTCGGGGCGCTGTGTGCCCTGGCCGGGGTGCTCACCATCGCCATGCCTGTGCCCGTGATCGTCAACAACTTTGGCATGTACTACTCGCTGGCCATGGCCAAGCAGAAGCTGCCCAAGAAGAAGAACAAACACATCCCCCGGCCCCCGCAGCCCGGCTCGCCCAACTACTGCAAGCCGgacccgcccccgccgcccccgccccacccgcaCCACGGCAGCGGCGGCATCAGCCCCCCCCCACCCATCACCCCGCCCTCCATGGGGGTGACTGTGGCCGGGGCCTACCCGCCGGGGCCCCACACGCACCCTGGGCTGCTCAGGGGGGGAGCGGGTGGGCTGGGGATCATGGGGCTGCCTCCTCTGCCGGCCCCCGGGGAGCCCTGCCCGCTGGCTCAGGAGGAGGTGATTGAGATCAACCGGGCAG ATCCCCGCCCCAACGGGGACCCGGCAGCAGCTGCGCTGGCCCACGAGGACTGCCCGGCCATAGACCAGCCCGCCATGTCCCCGGAGGACAAGAGCCCCATCACGCCTGGAAGCCGAGGCCGCTACAGCCGGGACCGAGCCTGCTTCCTCCTCACCGACTATGCCCCCTCTCCCGACGGCTCCATCCGAAAAG TGGACGAACCCCCTCCCCCTAGG CTGCACCCGTTAACCCCTAGCTCCTCACACGGACCCCCACGTGCCCCAGGACTCGCCCGCCGCTCCCTCCCACACTTGGCACCTGACCCCCACACCACCCTCGCGACCGACTCCATCTTCATCCCCACCAGCATCTCTGCAGTAGTCAGGAAGACTGGGCGCGCGCCCACTGCACCGCTGAGCGCAGGGGTGAGCAAGGAAGACCCCCTTCCACCCAGCACCCCCCGGGGGGCGGTCCCAGGTGCGGGGCTCAGGGAGTTCAGCTGTGAGCAgttccaatgccaggagctgaccctgtgctgggcccccaggcccctgccgaGGGGGTGGCGCTGGGTCGTGCAGGGAGAGGAGCTCTCTGGCTCCAGCAGGGAGGCCAAGTCCTAA